Part of the Rhipicephalus sanguineus isolate Rsan-2018 chromosome 5, BIME_Rsan_1.4, whole genome shotgun sequence genome is shown below.
AGTCTTCAATCGAGACGGGTTCTCCGGATGAAACCACGGCAGTGCTTCCCGACGAGTCTTGGGGAGCCGTTTTCTAGAAGCGGGTCCGGATACTTTTTCCAAGCTTTGCTTGCTCATTTCTGCCGCTTTGCGCCGCAACGATGTCGAGAGGTCGGCGGGAATCTCGAATATGACGTGCTCTTCACCAGCATTCACTTCTATGCCATTTGTGGCTGGCAGAGATGCACGGTCTGTACAGTCCTGGTGTAAATCGTTCTGGCTCTTGAGCTCGTCGACACGACGAGGGTACGGTTGTTCTTTCCGAGGCTCTTCGGAAGGCACGCTTGCTTTTGAATGCGGACTTTCAGTTTCTGGCTCCCGTTCCTGATTGGACACCAATGACAACGCCTCCGCTGCTATGTGAATGGCTTGTGTGTCTCTAGCGTCCTGTTGCCTCGTGTCATGCGGCTCCACACCAACGTAGGCTGCAAGATGACAGGTTAACAAGCATTCATACACAACATACTATGTCCGTTGAGCTCGCGCAACAGTTAAAAATCTGGAAATCTGGAGATAGCCATTACATTCAAGATCTTAAATTATGAGACATTCTCTGACAGCCCAAGCACCTTGGGAGTCATCATTCAATTTTCCAAGAGGATTCGGTGCACTTCTATTAAATTAAGTTCAGTTTTTCGGAAGAGGTGCGAACTTCTCTGTTCCTCTTAGCGTTTTTCTTACAGAGGAAGCCAGCAAGTCCCGTGAGAGATATTAGTTATACACATATATTATAGGGTTGTTCTAATGAAACTGCAAGCTTACCATGAACGCAGGTGAGAAGAAATTCAAGAGGTATGAGTGGGTCCATGCATGTGAGCACTTTGGATGGAGACGGATGAGCATTGAGCATGACTGGTGTGTATGCACAGAACATGGCATCGGGGCGGCGCAACTGTAGCTGAATCATCTTGAGGCTCAGTGCAAGGCACAAGTTGCCACCTGCACTGTCCCCAGCCAGGCAGATGCGCTCACCTGTCCAACCTGCAAGATCACCATCGAAACGTGAGAAGAACATCACGCAGCTGCGCTAGTATATGCAAAAGCACATACAGTAAATCGTCGTTATTACAAAGTGAACAAATCGTTCAAAAAACTTTTGATATAAGTGGCAATTTGGTAAAAGTAGATGTGCCATAAATGTTGTGACACTAGGAACACtgcaaaattaaagaaaaaagtgCCCACACACTCGCATCTTATTGACGGCTATGCTATTCTTATTAGGGCACTAATAAAAAGCTCAGCTTAATCTGCTACAAGTTGCCGCTAGGCACAAGCAGCGCCACTTCAAACTTATTCAAGCATAATGCAAGTCCGTAGTCACTACCGCTGCCCTCAATAGTGTTTTGAAGCATCTGCAGGCACTTCCGCAGCATCTATGCTCTTTGTCAAGTGTCTTCAAAGGTTCTAATCAAGTTAACCCAATGCTGAATCTATGATCTCGGATCTAAACTCCTTTTTAAAAAAGCTTGCCCTAGACCAATGACTATCCTTGGTGTATGCACAGCTGC
Proteins encoded:
- the LOC119394948 gene encoding hormone-sensitive lipase, with the protein product MKFNDLFKEFDNFDPTSFYGAAWDFSWTGERICLAGDSAGGNLCLALSLKMIQLQLRRPDAMFCAYTPVMLNAHPSPSKVLTCMDPLIPLEFLLTCVHAYVGVEPHDTRQQDARDTQAIHIAAEALSLVSNQEREPETESPHSKASVPSEEPRKEQPYPRRVDELKSQNDLHQDCTDRASLPATNGIEVNAGEEHVIFEIPADLSTSLRRKAAEMSKQSLEKVSGPASRKRLPKTRREALPWFHPENPSRLKTLEALVARAEDPLMTPYLASDDLLRNMPPAYFLCLHLDPTLDDMIMFAKKLRALGCQITIRVLDDLPHGFLNLFPRGNEALEGIRCCVTMLRAALQMETLGGK